A window of Bacillus sp. DX3.1 genomic DNA:
TGAAATGCATGATTGGGCTACTAACATTATTAAAGAAAGCAAAACAGAGCATTTAATCGACAAACAGTACGTATTAGACTTATTGGAAGCACATTGTGCAGATAAAGGCGATTATAGCCGTAAAATTTGGACAGTACTTGCATTTATGGTATGGCACCAAATTTATGTTGAGCATAAATACGACACAAATGAGTTTCATGAAGAAACGAAACGTGCTTATAGCTTAGTGTAAATAAGGAAACCTTAAGATCATATACGATCTTAAGGTTTTTTTCATAAATATGTATTGTGCTCGATACAATAATAATAAGAAGGTGGACAAAATATGATTACGTTTGAAAAAGTAACGGAAGAAACGAAAATGGTTGTCGAAGAAATGTTTTCTTCCCATTGTTTAAGGGAGCAAGCAGTTCAATATTGCATAAAATTTGATGATACATATATTGGTTTAATCGACTATATGGTACAAGAAGAGAAAGCTAGATTATCGGTTTTAATTATTCATAATGATTATCAAAGCTATGGATACGGAACAAATGCTTACTTTACATTTGAAGAGATGATGAAACATAGAAATGTAACGTGTATAGAAATACTACAAAAGGATCTTACTGTACAGGCAAAAGCTTTTATAGAAGGTCTCGGTTTTGAAGATAACAATGAAGTTTATATGAAGCACTTGTAAAAAGATAGATAGAAATTCACAATATATATGAAATATAGGATTGAAAACGAAAGTGAGGCAGGTGGATGTATGGGGATGACGTCAGGACTTTTATTAGTAGGAGGCTGTTTTTTAGTAGCAGAGCTATGTCAAATACTCATCCGAAAAATAATGTATAAAAAGCGCAAACCATATGAATGGCAATACGTACCGGTATTTTCCGTTTTGTTTATCACTTTGTATATGTTGCAGAGCGTGACACATTTCCCGCCCATGTTAAGTATCTTTTTGAAGTTTGGTTTACTATATAGCAGTTTTGGAATTTCTATTCTATTGTGTTTGTTTTGTATACGACATGTTCATTACCAGTCGTATATATATATTCTAAATTGGTTAAAACGAGATGATGGAAACCGCCTTACATAAGGTGGTTTTTGTCTGCTCTTGTCACCAATCCTTTCTTTTTTACATAAAATAGGACGAGCATAAAAATACGTGCTCTAATTCAATAAAGAAAGGAAATGACAGATGAAGCTCGTTATAGATGCAGGTCACGGCGGAAATGATTCCGGTGCTGTTGGAAACGGTTTACTTGAAAAAAATCTAACACTTCAAATTGCAC
This region includes:
- a CDS encoding GNAT family N-acetyltransferase, translated to MITFEKVTEETKMVVEEMFSSHCLREQAVQYCIKFDDTYIGLIDYMVQEEKARLSVLIIHNDYQSYGYGTNAYFTFEEMMKHRNVTCIEILQKDLTVQAKAFIEGLGFEDNNEVYMKHL